From one Syntrophales bacterium genomic stretch:
- a CDS encoding (Fe-S)-binding protein, protein MFHEEKCDFCGDCLARCHYLPFDKKSGSEAFRKLVEGEDSQWLYDCVTCAACNEYCPKDARPFDLILQKLEALGDFSDPGQKAQMADRFKAEGEPRPVPKVDRAMSLCVMEGSMPWAIQGKIFEGMPLLKGRHYFCNVLFVHMGDESIMRDRMQTMVDNLAGSGAKEIVVVHDDCYAVLKGIAPEYGIDLPFRPLSILEHLRDFLEEHQTDITKLDMKVAYQRPCSSRFTGEKEHFVDEIFSMIGVERVKREYDGVNALCCGVEMAGPNLKLFPRGKDFEPFRVKNVADAKSAGADAMVYLCPLCFRTLGGKAKEAGMSNLMITDLCRLAIGETLPEDKPY, encoded by the coding sequence ATGTTTCACGAAGAGAAATGCGATTTTTGTGGAGATTGCCTGGCCCGGTGCCATTACCTGCCCTTCGACAAGAAAAGTGGGTCCGAGGCCTTCAGGAAACTGGTAGAAGGTGAAGATTCGCAATGGCTTTATGATTGTGTAACCTGCGCCGCCTGCAACGAATACTGCCCGAAAGACGCGCGCCCCTTTGACCTGATTCTCCAGAAGTTGGAAGCTCTGGGTGACTTTTCCGACCCCGGGCAAAAAGCTCAGATGGCCGACCGCTTCAAAGCCGAGGGTGAGCCACGACCGGTACCGAAGGTGGATCGGGCCATGTCGCTGTGTGTCATGGAGGGAAGTATGCCCTGGGCCATTCAGGGGAAGATCTTCGAGGGCATGCCGCTTCTGAAGGGACGTCATTATTTCTGCAATGTCCTCTTCGTCCACATGGGTGATGAATCGATCATGCGAGACCGCATGCAGACAATGGTGGACAATCTGGCCGGGTCGGGAGCGAAGGAAATCGTTGTAGTGCACGATGATTGCTACGCGGTTCTCAAGGGTATCGCACCGGAATACGGAATCGACCTCCCTTTCCGTCCTCTTTCCATCCTCGAGCATCTGCGGGATTTCCTGGAAGAGCACCAAACGGATATTACGAAGCTCGACATGAAGGTTGCCTACCAGCGGCCCTGCTCTTCACGTTTTACAGGTGAAAAAGAACATTTCGTGGACGAGATATTCTCCATGATCGGCGTGGAACGGGTCAAGCGGGAGTATGACGGCGTAAACGCCCTCTGTTGCGGTGTTGAAATGGCGGGACCCAACCTTAAACTCTTCCCGCGGGGCAAGGATTTTGAACCCTTCCGGGTGAAAAACGTGGCCGACGCGAAAAGCGCGGGGGCCGATGCCATGGTCTACCTCTGTCCTCTCTGTTTCCGGACTCTCGGGGGGAAGGCGAAAGAAGCGGGCATGTCGAACCTGATGATTACCGACCTGTGCCGCCTCGCCATAGGAGAAACACTGCCTGAAGACAAACCGTACTGA
- a CDS encoding class I SAM-dependent methyltransferase gives MNIPGNHSADISTADFERLVRVVRERPVSPIKGFWMNIIVYRGFRFIQGDLEDEASPEGTLRHIGALVENVRCEDIDDFWPEIEGHPIDEREERLFIGHIARRGNNDVELIVPERNRQCPVAWGRFDESPEFGIYENVIYPAVIEALESCRAARPTTPWNEHPDPRNNDETWIGEHLLDVGCGSGDLIASIQRTWNETKDPSTGSLRRRPPPCCWGIDINADNIEAARGKGIHRVFLGDGEDVGSILASGAMFDTIVFSGLLNRQVTSREKSRSILAGTINRLKTGGHVIITGYTSCHFTAEDLSSMGLKVVQKSIPDNIFKDYQNYALRQLYIAEKI, from the coding sequence ATGAATATACCCGGCAATCACAGCGCAGACATTTCTACGGCTGATTTTGAGCGTCTCGTTCGTGTCGTTCGGGAGCGACCCGTCAGCCCGATCAAGGGTTTCTGGATGAATATCATCGTCTACCGGGGATTCCGGTTTATTCAGGGAGACCTCGAGGACGAAGCCTCACCGGAAGGAACCCTCAGGCATATCGGCGCCCTTGTGGAGAACGTCCGTTGTGAGGATATCGACGACTTCTGGCCCGAGATCGAAGGTCACCCCATCGACGAGCGGGAGGAAAGGCTCTTTATCGGCCACATCGCTCGCCGGGGGAACAATGATGTGGAACTCATCGTCCCCGAAAGAAACAGACAGTGTCCGGTCGCCTGGGGACGTTTCGACGAAAGCCCTGAATTCGGCATATATGAAAATGTCATCTATCCCGCCGTTATCGAGGCCCTGGAAAGCTGCCGCGCCGCCCGCCCGACGACCCCCTGGAATGAACATCCGGACCCGCGTAACAACGATGAAACATGGATCGGAGAACATCTTCTGGATGTGGGCTGCGGCTCAGGTGATCTCATTGCCTCCATCCAGCGGACCTGGAACGAAACGAAGGATCCGTCGACAGGCTCGCTCCGCCGGAGGCCGCCCCCATGCTGCTGGGGAATCGACATCAACGCCGACAATATCGAAGCGGCCCGGGGAAAAGGGATTCACCGTGTATTCCTGGGCGACGGAGAGGACGTAGGCTCGATTCTTGCTTCCGGTGCCATGTTCGACACGATCGTTTTCAGCGGGCTTCTGAACCGGCAGGTGACATCCCGTGAAAAATCCCGCAGCATACTGGCCGGAACAATCAACCGATTGAAAACAGGCGGACACGTCATCATTACGGGATACACCTCCTGCCACTTCACCGCTGAAGATTTATCCTCCATGGGCCTGAAAGTGGTGCAAAAGAGTATTCCTGATAATATTTTCAAGGATTATCAAAATTATGCCCTTCGGCAACTTTACATCGCGGAAAAAATATGA
- a CDS encoding GDSL-type esterase/lipase family protein encodes MILKPEKTIARLESGTPTAVAAIGDSLTTGWMAPKGYIDFLREWFRERYPATPVTIIASGIPGDTADFGRIRVDRSILHQSPDCVLIQYALNDAAYGFTPEQFKDNMQAIIDRVKNAGDADIVLVTAGHVGDIGERHFAEEYYDIIEHLGESNGLPVARVHEHWKKTIASGVHYENLVQFDLVHPTVAGYRVMAEAIIELFS; translated from the coding sequence GTGATACTGAAACCGGAAAAGACCATTGCCCGCCTGGAATCAGGAACACCTACAGCGGTGGCCGCCATCGGAGACTCTCTTACCACGGGCTGGATGGCCCCCAAGGGATACATCGATTTTCTCCGGGAGTGGTTCAGGGAACGATACCCCGCGACCCCCGTCACTATCATAGCCAGCGGCATACCCGGTGATACGGCCGATTTCGGCCGTATCCGCGTGGATCGGTCCATCCTGCACCAGTCCCCGGACTGCGTGCTGATTCAGTACGCCCTCAACGACGCTGCCTATGGATTTACTCCGGAACAATTCAAGGACAATATGCAGGCCATTATCGACAGAGTCAAAAACGCCGGTGACGCCGACATTGTCCTCGTCACGGCGGGCCACGTGGGTGATATCGGGGAGCGGCACTTTGCCGAAGAATATTACGATATCATCGAGCATTTGGGCGAATCGAACGGACTGCCTGTCGCCAGGGTTCATGAACACTGGAAAAAAACCATCGCTTCGGGCGTTCATTATGAAAACCTCGTCCAGTTTGACCTGGTACACCCTACCGTTGCCGGCTACAGGGTCATGGCCGAAGCGATCATCGAGCTTTTTTCTTAA
- a CDS encoding amidohydrolase encodes MTIIDSHAHCGIHDRYPPQSFEDYYGEVKGSPITGVSMFPPVMEIYDRNDPFFEDTPAWRRSRKTANEYVLNLRDREIGVYPYLFLWNDFAVDQLTDRHCGIKWHRHDYEPTYNYDDPACAAAVETIRQRNLPIVLEEEFSNTLWFIDELAGGTTVIIPHLGMLNGGYSRIKTAGLWERPNVWADTALASSYEIADYIDNYGHERLLYGSDYPFGNPVSELMKVLRLKIDDEIKADICGNNLLRLYGTIRRDNPEKR; translated from the coding sequence ATGACTATAATAGATTCCCACGCCCATTGCGGTATCCACGATCGGTATCCGCCCCAGTCTTTCGAGGATTACTACGGCGAAGTCAAGGGCAGTCCCATTACCGGCGTCTCCATGTTCCCTCCGGTCATGGAGATCTATGACAGAAACGATCCGTTTTTTGAAGATACGCCCGCCTGGCGCCGATCCCGGAAAACCGCCAACGAATACGTGCTGAACCTGCGGGACAGGGAGATAGGTGTGTACCCCTATCTTTTCCTGTGGAATGACTTTGCCGTCGATCAGCTCACGGACAGGCACTGTGGAATCAAGTGGCACCGCCATGACTACGAGCCCACCTACAACTACGACGATCCCGCCTGTGCCGCGGCGGTTGAAACGATCCGGCAGAGAAACCTTCCCATCGTCCTGGAAGAGGAATTTTCCAATACCCTGTGGTTCATTGACGAACTCGCCGGCGGGACGACGGTCATCATACCGCACCTGGGAATGCTCAACGGAGGGTATTCGCGTATCAAGACGGCAGGACTCTGGGAAAGACCGAACGTCTGGGCCGATACAGCTCTTGCTTCATCCTACGAGATTGCGGATTATATTGACAATTACGGCCACGAACGACTGTTGTACGGATCTGATTATCCCTTCGGGAACCCCGTTTCGGAACTTATGAAAGTACTCCGATTGAAAATAGACGACGAGATCAAGGCCGACATATGCGGGAATAATCTCCTGCGCCTCTACGGTACCATCAGGCGGGACAATCCGGAGAAGAGATGA
- a CDS encoding DUF4185 domain-containing protein, translated as MTLRSTRVADVLAVLLPALLLVISCSSEEGRLHNHPLSPSSTCLPAFPDRDGWYGGDGAYSIRLDETRVLWLFGDSFVSGREGLKDRVGMEVVFGTTLATSTCTDEGEFHIRYWINRKDGRFVSSFGDGEWLWPQDPFMVDHRLYIPLVSIGADPDREGPFPFTILGHSIVRIENFEDEDPNRWEGDFLDLAPGVPGEIMAFATTSVVYGDNVYFYPLYGATENGVPVLGNILARIPLRDLDDPGRSIEYFTGDGRWEHDLEHERVKIVIGAAVSEMSVRYHPSLGKWVALYLSLDNGGDRMLYQTADAPEGPWSEPETLLAPIPEVDPDSPRYHGKTFCYAGKEHRDFSRGRNLVVTYVCNSYEDLEDDRSFLRTNLFLYRPVVNRVPYGEPVMPDSSKTIRPGSVPEVDEDFQNCKGQCGYTEWCRRCMEERKEIREAELKKIRQRQNREEL; from the coding sequence GTGACGCTTCGATCCACGCGGGTGGCGGACGTGCTGGCTGTCCTGCTGCCGGCATTATTACTTGTTATTTCCTGTTCGTCGGAAGAGGGGAGGCTCCATAACCATCCGCTCTCTCCGTCTTCGACGTGCCTGCCGGCTTTCCCCGACAGGGACGGGTGGTACGGCGGCGATGGCGCCTACTCCATCAGGCTTGATGAAACACGTGTCCTGTGGCTTTTCGGGGACTCCTTCGTGTCCGGCCGGGAAGGTCTGAAAGATCGGGTGGGAATGGAGGTGGTCTTCGGGACCACACTGGCGACCTCGACCTGTACCGATGAGGGGGAATTTCACATCCGCTACTGGATAAACCGAAAAGACGGGCGGTTTGTTTCATCCTTCGGGGATGGCGAATGGCTGTGGCCCCAGGACCCCTTCATGGTGGATCACAGGCTCTACATCCCACTTGTGTCGATAGGCGCCGACCCGGACAGGGAGGGTCCCTTCCCGTTCACCATCCTTGGGCATAGCATAGTCAGGATCGAGAACTTCGAAGACGAGGACCCGAACCGCTGGGAAGGAGACTTCCTGGACCTGGCGCCCGGCGTCCCCGGGGAAATCATGGCGTTCGCCACGACATCGGTTGTATACGGTGACAATGTTTATTTTTACCCCCTCTACGGCGCAACGGAGAACGGGGTGCCTGTTCTGGGCAATATTCTCGCCAGGATACCCCTGCGAGACCTTGATGATCCGGGCCGGTCCATCGAGTATTTCACCGGTGACGGGCGCTGGGAACACGACCTGGAACATGAGCGGGTGAAAATCGTCATCGGAGCCGCCGTGTCGGAGATGTCCGTGCGGTACCATCCGAGCCTGGGGAAATGGGTTGCCCTCTATCTGTCTCTTGACAACGGGGGCGACCGGATGCTGTATCAAACGGCCGACGCGCCGGAAGGTCCCTGGAGCGAACCGGAAACCCTGCTCGCGCCCATTCCTGAAGTAGACCCGGACAGTCCCCGTTACCATGGCAAGACCTTCTGTTATGCCGGCAAGGAACACCGGGACTTCTCCCGGGGAAGAAACCTGGTCGTCACCTATGTCTGCAATTCATATGAAGATTTGGAAGACGACAGAAGCTTCTTGCGTACAAACCTTTTTCTCTACCGTCCTGTTGTTAACCGCGTGCCTTATGGAGAGCCAGTCATGCCTGATTCATCGAAAACCATCCGTCCCGGTTCTGTTCCGGAAGTGGACGAAGATTTCCAGAACTGCAAGGGACAGTGCGGTTACACCGAGTGGTGCCGCCGGTGCATGGAAGAACGCAAAGAAATCCGGGAAGCGGAATTGAAAAAAATAAGGCAACGACAGAACCGGGAAGAACTGTAA
- a CDS encoding chalcone isomerase family protein, which yields MKKLVAGIIVAAMILCVAPAAFSADKEILGVPFPTQKIINDTQVYLNGLASRKALVVVNVFAGGFYLENPTNNAREAIESDQIKQFYLVYLTNKATAAKLQEGFIEAIEKANPAEMIAAQQTNIKKYASWLDKDMEPGLTSVATYIPGEGLTLEYQGEVKGTINDPDFIRMYFRYNLGEQADKKLRDGYLGL from the coding sequence ATGAAAAAACTTGTAGCAGGAATCATTGTGGCAGCCATGATACTCTGTGTGGCTCCGGCGGCATTCAGTGCCGACAAAGAAATTCTTGGCGTTCCGTTTCCCACGCAAAAGATTATCAATGATACCCAGGTATATCTGAACGGCCTGGCCTCACGCAAAGCGCTTGTCGTGGTCAATGTTTTTGCCGGCGGGTTTTATCTGGAGAATCCCACCAACAACGCCCGGGAAGCTATTGAATCTGATCAGATCAAGCAGTTTTACCTGGTGTATCTCACCAATAAAGCTACAGCAGCGAAACTTCAGGAAGGGTTTATCGAAGCCATTGAAAAGGCCAATCCGGCTGAAATGATAGCAGCGCAGCAGACCAACATAAAAAAATACGCCTCCTGGCTGGACAAGGACATGGAACCGGGACTGACGTCGGTGGCAACCTATATCCCGGGGGAGGGTCTGACGCTGGAGTATCAGGGTGAAGTCAAGGGTACCATCAACGATCCGGATTTTATCCGCATGTATTTCCGATACAATCTCGGTGAGCAGGCCGATAAAAAATTACGGGACGGCTACCTGGGACTATAA
- a CDS encoding peptidoglycan DD-metalloendopeptidase family protein, with protein METRRRLRMFLLCLLMITGLSWIAWKVFFTPSSAHVRATVKDDFGAVVHGGAPSTEEHDHIFTRTIAAGDTLSSIFDAHGISQGDMCRVLSADESLLALDVLKPGHRLTFTMNPDTFALLIMELFIHPGNRVLYSRVDETNFDYEEIIVPGEWKQELLDGAITSSFYASARSSGLTEQETGNVTELFRDQILFSRDMRSGDRFQVVRSRQFVDGEFTGQSRIEGVRIYRGRQVHSAFLSENGRYYDQEGKSLARAFRRYPTTGNHRITSHFSPARRHPVTGRASPHNGVDFSMPSGTPVLSIGDGVVTRVHNHPFAGKYVEIQHGGHYASRYLHLSRILVRRGQKVRRGERVALSGNTGRSTGPHLHFELHMRGRPVNPLTAPIPTASSMPAEKRDEFNRRVDELTALMEEAPERIALHCGDNPG; from the coding sequence TTGGAAACGCGCCGCAGATTGCGAATGTTCCTTCTGTGCCTGCTTATGATCACGGGACTGTCGTGGATTGCCTGGAAAGTTTTTTTCACACCCTCGTCCGCTCATGTGAGAGCGACGGTAAAGGACGACTTCGGGGCCGTTGTTCACGGCGGCGCACCGTCCACGGAAGAACATGACCACATCTTCACCCGGACCATCGCCGCCGGTGACACTCTGAGTTCAATCTTTGACGCCCACGGCATAAGCCAGGGTGACATGTGCCGGGTTCTTTCGGCAGACGAATCCCTCCTGGCCCTGGATGTGCTCAAGCCGGGCCACAGGCTCACCTTTACCATGAACCCGGACACCTTCGCCCTTTTAATCATGGAACTGTTCATTCATCCCGGAAACCGGGTACTCTACAGCCGCGTGGACGAGACGAACTTTGATTACGAAGAGATCATCGTTCCCGGCGAATGGAAACAAGAACTTCTCGATGGAGCTATCACCAGCAGTTTCTATGCCTCGGCGAGAAGTTCCGGCCTGACCGAGCAGGAAACAGGAAACGTTACGGAACTCTTTCGTGACCAGATCCTGTTTTCCCGGGATATGCGCTCCGGCGACCGGTTCCAGGTGGTCCGCAGCCGTCAGTTCGTTGATGGAGAGTTTACCGGCCAGAGTCGCATCGAAGGAGTTCGCATATACCGGGGAAGACAAGTCCACAGCGCCTTTCTTTCTGAGAACGGGCGGTATTATGATCAGGAAGGAAAGAGCCTCGCACGGGCCTTTCGGCGGTACCCCACGACGGGAAACCACAGGATCACATCCCATTTCAGCCCCGCCCGCCGGCATCCGGTTACAGGCCGCGCATCGCCCCACAATGGTGTTGATTTCTCGATGCCCTCCGGCACACCCGTTCTGTCTATCGGTGACGGGGTGGTAACCCGCGTCCACAATCATCCTTTCGCGGGGAAATACGTGGAAATACAGCACGGCGGCCATTATGCGTCACGGTATTTACATTTGAGCCGTATCCTGGTCAGGCGGGGCCAGAAGGTTCGGCGCGGCGAACGGGTGGCGCTCTCGGGCAACACCGGCCGTTCCACGGGTCCCCATCTTCACTTCGAACTGCATATGAGGGGCCGCCCGGTAAATCCCCTGACCGCCCCCATCCCGACGGCGTCATCCATGCCCGCGGAAAAACGTGATGAATTCAACCGCCGGGTGGATGAGCTGACGGCACTGATGGAAGAGGCACCCGAGCGGATTGCCCTGCACTGCGGGGACAATCCCGGCTGA
- a CDS encoding flavodoxin family protein has protein sequence MKVVGLNSSAREDGNTAILMHTVFEELQKEGIETELIQMAGKPIQGCRACYKCFKNRNRRCSIDEDMLNGIIAAMDQAEGILLGSPTYFSDASSGMRAFIERCGFVARANDFMFKGKAGAAVTAVRRAGSIAAFNSMNLFLHYMQMFMPGATYWSLGIGNAPGDVLKDEEGMRTMKSLGQNMAYLLKKLNSP, from the coding sequence ATGAAAGTTGTCGGCTTGAACTCAAGTGCCCGCGAGGACGGGAATACGGCCATACTCATGCACACGGTTTTTGAAGAGCTGCAAAAAGAGGGTATCGAAACAGAGCTGATCCAGATGGCGGGCAAGCCGATCCAGGGATGCAGAGCCTGCTACAAATGCTTCAAGAATCGAAACCGGCGATGCTCAATCGACGAAGACATGCTCAACGGGATCATCGCGGCCATGGATCAGGCAGAGGGCATTCTCCTGGGTTCACCGACCTACTTTTCCGACGCTTCCTCCGGAATGCGGGCATTCATCGAGCGCTGCGGTTTTGTCGCCCGCGCGAACGATTTCATGTTCAAGGGCAAAGCGGGTGCCGCGGTGACGGCCGTCCGTCGTGCCGGCTCCATAGCGGCCTTCAATTCCATGAATCTCTTCCTTCACTACATGCAGATGTTCATGCCCGGGGCGACCTACTGGAGCCTGGGAATCGGCAACGCTCCCGGTGATGTGCTCAAGGACGAAGAAGGCATGCGGACCATGAAGTCCCTCGGACAGAACATGGCCTATTTACTTAAAAAACTTAATTCACCGTGA
- a CDS encoding class I SAM-dependent methyltransferase: MKKPWFRAGVVIAAGCLLFLGASTSVVWGRDQELKTPDVPFVATPHNVVDLMIRLADVREIDVVYDLGCGDGRIVIAAAKRAGARSRGFDIDPEMVKLSRENVERENLEHLVTIHLQDIFEVDLREASVLMLYLLPELNVRLIPQIDEMEPGSRIVSHSFDMAGVIPDSETTVYHRDGSVSRVYMWTTPLRKEPLRKAPSDMKYMKHFRLDKVLTKGEMWFLDKFRKALRD, encoded by the coding sequence ATGAAAAAACCATGGTTCAGGGCAGGTGTCGTGATTGCTGCAGGATGCCTGCTCTTCCTGGGTGCTTCCACATCCGTGGTTTGGGGCCGGGACCAGGAGTTGAAAACTCCGGATGTGCCTTTTGTCGCCACCCCGCACAATGTCGTGGACCTTATGATCAGACTGGCCGACGTCAGGGAAATCGATGTGGTCTATGACCTGGGCTGCGGTGACGGAAGGATCGTGATCGCGGCGGCGAAAAGGGCCGGGGCGCGATCCCGGGGATTCGACATCGATCCCGAGATGGTGAAACTGTCGCGGGAAAACGTTGAGAGAGAAAACCTCGAGCATCTGGTGACGATTCACCTGCAGGATATCTTTGAGGTCGATCTGCGGGAGGCATCGGTGCTCATGCTCTACCTGCTGCCGGAACTCAATGTCCGTTTGATACCGCAGATTGATGAAATGGAGCCCGGGTCCAGAATTGTTTCACATTCCTTCGATATGGCCGGCGTTATTCCGGATAGTGAGACCACGGTGTATCACAGGGACGGCAGTGTGAGCAGGGTGTATATGTGGACGACACCGTTGAGGAAGGAGCCGTTACGAAAGGCACCATCCGATATGAAGTATATGAAACACTTTCGACTCGACAAGGTATTGACGAAAGGGGAGATGTGGTTCCTCGACAAATTCCGCAAGGCATTGAGAGACTGA
- a CDS encoding DUF6125 family protein, whose product MTVFDAMDAPELRAYVEFLLKNYRTMDAFWFLYVAEAFGQAEAERLNERVWHRVGGLAARDIIKRFPPEERGLKGFIAALRFFPWTALIGFDIRQSDEEVILSVPSCPTQVARLRRGLDEFDCKEMHRGEFDSFAKVIDDRIEVECFFAPPDPHPEDTFCMWRFYLRDDGATLP is encoded by the coding sequence ATGACGGTCTTCGATGCCATGGATGCCCCGGAATTACGCGCCTATGTGGAATTCCTGCTGAAAAATTACCGGACCATGGATGCCTTCTGGTTCCTGTACGTGGCTGAAGCCTTCGGCCAGGCTGAAGCGGAGCGTCTGAATGAGCGCGTGTGGCATCGCGTCGGCGGTCTTGCCGCGCGGGACATCATCAAACGGTTCCCTCCGGAGGAGCGGGGCCTGAAGGGTTTTATCGCGGCCCTGCGGTTCTTTCCCTGGACGGCGCTCATAGGCTTTGATATCCGGCAATCTGACGAAGAGGTGATCCTGAGCGTTCCCTCGTGCCCGACGCAGGTTGCCCGGCTGCGGCGGGGGCTGGACGAATTTGACTGTAAGGAAATGCACCGTGGTGAGTTCGACAGCTTTGCCAAGGTTATCGATGATCGCATAGAGGTCGAGTGTTTCTTCGCGCCGCCCGACCCCCACCCCGAAGACACCTTCTGCATGTGGCGCTTTTACCTGCGGGACGACGGGGCAACTCTCCCTTGA
- a CDS encoding HEAT repeat domain-containing protein → MAAITRNDIIEKALELGYSDAGVTGVDPFISQQERLAERGERYAWAPKMGLDLIKGTTPLAVYPEARSIIVLIEPYFRTAFPPALEAHFGRWYLEDDRVTKDGRYLRLQAFRAFLKKAGVESRVPFNLPHRLTSTRAGLGTLGKNNFFYANRGARGGSWTMPYTIMVDREFPCDEPTMEYTCPAWCRNACIAACPTRAIEAPGKLDPRRCIAYLSYYGEGPTPLELREPMRLRLYGCDRCQDVCPRNEAWLALSLPFNEKLAARENDFTLSRLLSMDDRFYRERVWPRMFYMSQDDLWRWKMNAARAMGNSRDRDYVPDLVEALRNEDDPRVRGMVAWALGQLGGAMARQILESRRSDDSDLVRGEVEGALETARGS, encoded by the coding sequence ATGGCCGCTATCACCAGAAACGACATCATCGAAAAAGCTTTGGAGTTGGGCTATTCCGACGCGGGAGTAACCGGTGTCGACCCCTTCATCTCACAACAGGAGCGGCTTGCGGAGCGGGGAGAACGGTACGCCTGGGCACCGAAAATGGGACTGGACCTGATAAAGGGAACAACGCCCCTCGCGGTCTATCCCGAGGCCCGATCCATCATCGTGCTCATTGAACCATACTTTCGGACAGCCTTCCCACCCGCGCTGGAAGCTCATTTCGGACGCTGGTACCTCGAAGACGACCGTGTCACCAAGGACGGACGCTATCTCAGGCTGCAAGCCTTCCGCGCATTTCTCAAGAAAGCAGGCGTGGAATCAAGGGTCCCTTTCAATCTGCCCCATCGTCTCACTTCCACCCGCGCCGGTCTGGGAACACTGGGAAAGAATAATTTCTTCTACGCGAACCGCGGCGCCCGGGGCGGCTCCTGGACCATGCCCTACACGATCATGGTTGACCGTGAATTCCCCTGCGACGAACCTACCATGGAGTACACCTGCCCTGCCTGGTGCCGTAATGCCTGCATTGCCGCCTGTCCGACCCGTGCCATCGAAGCGCCGGGCAAGCTCGATCCCCGCCGCTGTATCGCCTACCTCAGTTATTACGGTGAAGGACCGACACCACTAGAATTGCGGGAACCCATGAGACTCCGGCTCTACGGCTGCGACCGCTGTCAGGATGTCTGCCCCCGGAACGAGGCATGGCTTGCCCTCTCGCTGCCTTTTAACGAAAAGCTCGCCGCCCGTGAAAACGATTTCACCCTTTCCCGGCTCCTTTCCATGGATGACCGGTTTTACCGGGAACGTGTCTGGCCCCGCATGTTCTACATGTCACAGGATGATCTGTGGCGCTGGAAGATGAACGCCGCACGGGCCATGGGCAACAGCAGGGATCGGGATTACGTTCCCGATCTCGTCGAGGCCCTGCGAAACGAAGATGACCCGCGCGTGAGGGGAATGGTCGCCTGGGCGCTGGGACAGCTGGGAGGAGCCATGGCCCGACAGATCCTCGAGTCCCGCCGGTCGGACGACAGCGACCTGGTAAGAGGGGAAGTCGAAGGCGCCCTTGAAACGGCGCGGGGTTCTTAA
- a CDS encoding septal ring lytic transglycosylase RlpA family protein: protein MKKKSFSVCLAVMVLLCCFLSSCGVVKTTSRVTKGTVVAAWKVTKFAGKTVYTIGEFTFNVVTAPLSWPLTRNEIESIDGLSPKEAIAQGRVKNAPYVVHGRRYVPMSVKEAARYRETGIASWYGYETYRQKGGHMTANGEAFDPNGLSAAHKHLPLPVFARVTNLSNKRSIIVRVNDRGPFVDGRIIDLSAGAAKRLGFHKEGTARVFVEVVNLD from the coding sequence ATGAAGAAAAAGTCATTCTCAGTGTGCCTGGCGGTCATGGTCCTCCTGTGTTGTTTCCTGTCCTCCTGCGGGGTCGTGAAGACGACCTCCCGGGTGACGAAAGGAACCGTCGTCGCGGCCTGGAAAGTAACCAAATTTGCCGGGAAAACTGTGTACACCATCGGCGAGTTTACCTTCAACGTGGTAACGGCGCCGCTTTCATGGCCCCTGACCCGTAATGAAATCGAATCAATAGACGGCCTGTCCCCCAAGGAGGCCATTGCTCAAGGCCGCGTCAAGAACGCGCCTTACGTCGTTCACGGAAGGCGCTATGTGCCCATGTCCGTCAAGGAGGCCGCGCGGTACCGTGAAACAGGCATCGCGTCCTGGTACGGATATGAGACCTACCGACAGAAGGGCGGTCACATGACGGCCAATGGTGAGGCCTTCGACCCGAACGGGCTCAGCGCAGCCCACAAGCATTTACCTCTGCCCGTCTTCGCCCGGGTGACGAATCTGTCCAACAAGCGCAGCATCATTGTCCGGGTAAACGATCGGGGACCTTTTGTCGACGGCCGTATTATCGACCTCAGTGCCGGCGCAGCAAAGCGACTCGGTTTCCACAAGGAAGGAACCGCCCGGGTTTTTGTGGAAGTGGTGAACCTGGACTGA